The following is a genomic window from Miltoncostaea oceani.
TGCAGCAGGATCAGACGCGTGCCGGAGATGTTGAGGCCGAGCCGGAACAGCGTCGCGACCAGCAGGAGCGACGGGAAGACGGAGAACTGGAGCGGCTCGGTGGTGTAGAGCGTGGCGAGCACGATCGCCAGGGCCGCCGAGATGTTCGCCGTGAGGAGGATGTCCAGCAGCCAGGTCGGCAGCGGGATGATCATCATCACGACGATGCCGACGACGACGACCGCGATCGCGACGTCGCTGTTCTTCAGCATGGTGTCGAGGACACCCGCGCGGCGCGGGGCGGTGGTGGCGACGGCGGTGCTCATGCGGCGGCCGGCGCCTTCCCGGTCGCCCGGTAGACGTGGGCGAGGATCTCCGCGACGGCGCCGAACGCGTCGGCCGGGATGTACTGGCCGACCTCGGCGTTGGCGAACAGGCTCCGGGCGAGCGGCGGGTCCTGGACGACGGTGACGCCGCTCTCGCGCGCCAGGGAGATGATCCGGAAGGCGACGTTGTCGGCGCCCTTCGCGACGACCTGGGGGGCGGGCAGGGCCCGCGCGTACCGCAGCGCCACCGCGAAGTGGGTCGGGTTGGTGATGACGACGTCGGCGTCGGGGACGGCGGACATCATGCGGCGGACGGCCATCTCCCGCTGGCGGCGCTTCAGCTGCCCCTTGACCTCGGGGTTGACGTCCTGCTCCTTCGCCTCGCGCCGGACCTCGTCCTTCGTCATCCGGAGGTCCTTCTCGTGCTGCCACCGCTCGTAGACGAGGTCGGCGGCGGCGAGGACGACGTAGACCGCGACGATCGCCCAGCCGATCTTCATGATCAGGCCGCCGACCACCACGATCGCCATGCCGGGGCTCGCGCCCATCAGGCCGGTCAGGTCGGGGATGCCGGAGCGCAGCACGACGAACGCGACGACGCCGGTCACCGAGACCTTCAGGAGGTCCTTCACGAGGCCGACGGCGGAGCGGACCGAGAAGAGCCGCTTCACGCCCGAGATCGGGTTGAGCACCGAGAACCGGGGCTTCAGGACCTCGGGGGTGATCCCCGGCTTCACCTGGATCGCGGAGGCGACGACGCCGACGATGAGGCCCGCGATCGCGAACGGGGCCGTGAGGCGCATCGAGTCCCAGCCGGCGTCGGTGAGGACGCGCCAGCCGGAGGAGGCGGTGATCGGGTCGGAGTCGCCGGCCGCGCCGAGGGAGGTGCCCATGACCCGGGTCATGCCGGCGAGCATCCAGCCGCCCGAGAAGGAGAGCATGGCGAAGACCGCGAGCAGCCCGAGACCGGTGTTGATCTCGCGGCTGCGCGCGACCTGGCCGCGCTTGCGCGACTCGTCGCGCTTGCGCGGTGTGGCCCTCTCCGTCTTGTCGCCCGAGCCGGCCATGAGGCGCCGCCCACCTTGATGCGGGCCATCCGTGACTCCGTGACCCGCGAGCATCCGGCGCGCGGCGAACCTGGTGCGGCACCCTCCGGGGCCGCCACGCCCCTTCCTTCGTCACGGAGGGGCCGAAGGTTGAGCCCCGTCGCCACATCCGTGCGCGGCGGGTCGGTCGGCGCCGGTCGCGTCCGCGACGGTGGACGTCGCTGCGGGACGGCGAGCGTTCCGGACGGGACGGCGGGTGGGCACCTCCCACGCGTCCCGGGCGCGGCCGCGACCGGCGTCACCCGCTTATCGGACCCTCCGCGTCAGAAATGAGCGGGAGGCCGCGATGGGTCGGTCAGAGCGAGGTCTCGTCGCGGCCCACGGCGCGCACCGAGACGGCGCCGGTGGCGACCTGCACGCGCAGGCTGCGCCCGAGGGAGCCGCCGGTGTCGTGCGCGCGCAGGCGCAGGCCGGCGGTGCGCAGGGCGGCGCGGACGGCCTCCTCGTTGCGCTCGCCGATGCGGAGCACCCCGCCGCCCGAGCCCGAGCTGAACATCTGGGCGCCGCCGGCGATGGCGGCGACGAGGGCGGTGCGCTCCGCGCCGAGCCGGCAGACCTCCGCCACGAGCGCCGGGACGGCGGTGTCCGCGAACTTGCCGGGAGGGCCGGCGGCGCGGGCCGTCGTCGAGTCGGGGAGCATCACGTGGGCCATGCCGGCGACCTTCCGCCGGGGGTCCGTCAGCACCAGGCCGATGCACGACCCGAGGCCGAGCGCCGAGATGACGTCACCGGGGTCGGCGCTCGCGACGAGCTGGCCGATCCCGACGGGCAGGCCGCTCACCCGCCGGCCGGGGTCCGCACCGCGTTCACGCGGGCAGGCCGAGGGAGCGGAGCACCGTGTCGAGCGCGTCGGGCGTCGGCATGTAGAGCACCTCGCCGAGCGACCCGATGCCGGGGGCGCCGAAGCCGGAGTCGATCAGCAGCGCCCGGGGGGCGAGCATCGCCACCTCGGCGAGCGCGGCGCCGAGCAGGGCGCCGGCCATGTCGACGCCGACGGCCGGCGGGGTCGGCTCGACGTGCAGGCCGGTGAGGGCGGAGAGGGCGCCGAGGTACGCGCTGGCGAGCACGTTGCCCACCTCCTGCAGCGCCGACAGCTCCATCTCCGTGAACGGCGCGTCGCCGGTGGCGACGGCGCCGCCGGCCCGGCCCATCAGGGTGTCCACGAGGGCGCGGGCGGAGGCCTCGCGCATCAGCACCAGCATGTGCCCGGGCGCGTCGCCGACGACCCCGAGGAAGACGGCGGCGACGACGTCCTCGCCCCCGCCGACCTCCTCCGGCACCTGCTCCACCGGCACGAGCGACACGCGCGGGATCCCCATGTCGACGGGGCCCCCGACCATCGCGCTGAGGGCCGTGGCGGCGGTGCCGGCGCCGATGTTGCCGACCTCCCGCAGGACGTCGAGCTGCCGCTCGCCCAGGGCCTCCGGGACCGTGGTCACGGCAGGAGCCCGGCGAACGCGGCGACGGCGGCGACGTCCACGATCAGCGCGACGGAGCCGTCGCCGAGGATGGTCGCCCCCGCCACGCCGGGGACGTCCCCGAGGTAGTCGGGGAGGTGCTTGATGACGACGTCCTGCTTGCCGACGAGCCCCTCGACCACCAGGCCGAGGCGCGTCGCGCCGATCGTGACGACGACGACGTCGAGGCGGTCCGCGTCGTCGGGGGGCGCCATCCCGAGGCACTCGCCGAGCCAGACGAGGGGCACGATCGCGTCGCGCAGCACCAGGCACGGGCGGCCGTTGACCGGGCGTGCCTCGTCGCGGTCGACCATGACGGTCTCCTCGATCGCCTCGAGCGGGACCGCGAACACGTGCTCGGGCCCGCCGGCCGCGCCGGAGGACACCAGCAGCGCCTGGATGATCGCGAGCGTCAGGGGGATGCGGATCGTGAAGACGCTGCCGGATCCGACGGTGCTCGCGATGGCGACCTCGCCGTTGAGGTCGGCGATGGCGTTGCGGACGGCGTCCATGCCCACGCCGCGACCGGAGACGTCGGTCGTCTGGGCGGCGGTCGAGAACCCGGGGAGGAACACCAGCTCCAGCGCCTGCTCGTCGCTGAGCGCGGCGGCGGCCTCGGCGTCCATCAGGCCCTTGCGCACCACCGACGCCCGCAGGGCCTCGGGGTCCATCCCCTTGCCGTCGTCGCGGACCTCGATGACCACGTGGTTGCCGGCGTGCCGCGCCGAGAGGTGGACGTGGCCGACGGGGTCCTTGCCCGCCGCCTCCCGCTCCTCCGGCGACTCGAGCCCGTGGTCGACCGCGTTGCGCAGCATGTGCACCAGCGGGTCGCCGAGGCCGTCGATGATCGTGCGGTCGAGCTCGGTGTCCTCGCCGGTGATGACCAGCTCGAGGCGCTTGCCGAGGGTGTTCGCGAGGTCGCGGACCATGCGCGGGAACCGCAGGAACACGGCCTCCACCGGCATCATCCGCACCTGCATGATCAGCGTCTGCAGGTCGTTCGTGACGCGGCTCATCTCCTCGACCGCGCCGCGGAGGTCGCCGAGGGCGTGGCGGTGGGCGAGCTGCTCCAGGCGGGTGCGCTGGATGACCATCTCCCCCATCAGGTTCATGAGGGCGTCGAGGCGGTCGACGCCCACCCGGACCGTGGCGGCGGCCCGCGACGGCGAGCGCTCGGCGGCGGGCGGTGCGGGGGCGCCGGCGACCGGGGCGTCGGGCGTGGGGGCGGCCGGGGCGTCCTCCACCGGCGCCTCCTCCGCCGGGGCGGCGGGCTCGACGACGGAGACGTCGCACCGGGCGACCTCGCTCACGCCGAGCGCCGCCGCGGCGGCGACGTCGGGGGCGGCGTCCGTGACGATCCAGAAGACGACGCCGTCCTCGCCGGCCTCACCGCTCTCGATGGCCTCGGTCGTGGGGTCGCTGCGGATCAGGTCGCCGAGGCCCTCGAGCTCCTGCACCACCATGAAGGCGCGGGCGGCGACGAGCTGGCAGCCCTCGTCGAAGCCGACGTCGACGCGCAGCACGGACAGGCCGCGCTCGTGCGCCTCGGCGACCACCATGCGCTCGTAGTCGCTGAGGACCTCGCCGGCCGGGGCGGCGGCGGGCGCCGGGGGGGCGACGGTCGCGGCCGTCTGCGCGACCGCGGCGGCGGCGCCGGAGGAGATCGCGTCGAGGCGGGCGAGCACCGCGGAGGCGTCGACCTGCTCGGTGTCGCCGGCGGCGACGCGGTCGACCATCTCCTGCAGCGTGTCGAGGCAGGCGAAGAGGGCGTCGCTCACCGCGGGGGTGACGGGGGCGCCGTCGTCGCGCATCGCGGCGAGGACCTCCTCCATGCGGTGGGTGAGGCCCGCCATCGACTCGAAGCCCATCGTCGCGCTCATCCCCTTGAGGGAGTGCGCGACCCGGAAGATGACCGTCAGCGGCTCCGGATCGGCGGGGGCGCGCTCGAGGTCGAGCAGTGACGCGTTCAGCGTCTGGAGGCTCTCACCGCTCTCATCCAGGAAGAGCCCGAGGTACTCGGAGGTGTCCACGCTTCTCCCGATCCGTCGTCGCGCCGGTCAAAAGGACGGGAGCGCTTGGTCGCCCGGCTCCCGGCCGCTACCCGTTCGGGTGGCACCCGGCGCGAGGCCCGGCCGTACGCTCCATCTCGTATTCGGATATCGGCCCACGACGGGAGGAATTGAGGTGAGAGCACTCTGCGAGGTGCGGCGCGAGGACCCGGCGGCGCTCGCGACGTTGTCGCTGGCGCTGGAGCGGGAGCTGATCGCGCTGGGGGCCGCCGACCGGCCGGTCGCGTTCGCCTGCATCGGCACCGACCGCTCCACCGGCGACGCCCTCGGACCCCTCGTGGGTCAGCGCCTCCTGAAGCTCGGCTTCGACCCCGAGGGGGTCATCGGGACCCTCGAGGAGCCGCTCCACGCCCTCAACCTGGAGGAGCGCGTGCAGCCGCTGCGGGCGCACCCGTCGCGGCCCCTGGTGGTGGCGGTCGACGCGGCCCTGGGGTCGACGGCGGGCGTCGGCTCGGTGAACCTCCGTCGCGGCGGCCTGCTGCCCGGCCAGGGGGTGGGGAAGGCGCTGCCGGCCGTCGGCGAGCTGTCGGTCACGGCCACCGTCAACGTGCAGGCCGGCGCCCTCGACGTGCAGATCCTGCAGTCGACGCGCCTCTACCTGGTGCAGGAGCTCGCCGAGCTCATCGGCGTCGCCTGCTGGTGGGCCCACCGCAACGTGCGGCGCGCCGCGGTCGCCCCGGCGCAGGCCCTGGCGGTCTGACCCGGCCGGTCCGCGCGGGCCGGCCGGGTCCCCGCGGCGTCAGCCGCGGCCGAGCAGGCGCTCCGGGTCGAGGATCACGAGGAGGCCGTCGTCGAGCTTGGCGACCGACTCGATCGCCCCGCCGGCCCCGCCGACCACGTTCGCGGGCGGCGGCTCGGTGATCGCCAGGTCGATGGTGGCGACCTCGCGGACCTCGTCGACGACGATCCCGACGGTCGCGTCGCGCAGCTCGATGATCACGACCTTCGCGTCGGCGGGGTCGCCGGTGGCGACGCCGAGGCGCTCGCCGAGGCTGAGCACCGGGATCAGGCGGCCGCGGAGGTTGATGACCCCCTCGACGCCGCGGGGGCTCTCCGGCATCGGGCGCGGCGGCGTGTGACGGATGATCTCCTGCACGCTCGTGATCGGCACGCCGTACATCTCGTCGCCGAGCCGGAAGATGACGAGCTGGCGGGTTGCGGCGACGGTCTCTGCGGTCGTGCTCATCGGTTCGGACCCTCCTGGGTGACGGCCGGGCCATCGGGCCGGCGGTAGAAGAACATCCCCTGCTTCTCCCAGCCGAGCTCGTCCGAGCGCGCGATGCGCTCGGTCGCGCCGACGAAGAGGACGCCGCCGGGTCGCAGCGCCTGGAGGAAGCGCGAGTAGAGGCGTTCCTTCGCGTCCTCCGTGAAGTAGATGACGACGTTGCGGCACAGGATCAGGTCCTGTCCGGCCGGGAAGCGGTCGGCGAGCAGGTCGAGGCGCGAGAACCGGATCGACCGCCGCAGCGCGTCGTCGGCCCGCACGCCCCCGTCCGCCTCGGTCCGGAACCAGCGCTCCCGGCGGGCCCGGGTCACGGCGCGCATGTCGGCCTCGGTGAACCGGCCCTCACGCGCCCGGGCGAGCACGCGCTCGTCCAGGTCGGT
Proteins encoded in this region:
- a CDS encoding chemotaxis protein CheA, encoding MDTSEYLGLFLDESGESLQTLNASLLDLERAPADPEPLTVIFRVAHSLKGMSATMGFESMAGLTHRMEEVLAAMRDDGAPVTPAVSDALFACLDTLQEMVDRVAAGDTEQVDASAVLARLDAISSGAAAAVAQTAATVAPPAPAAAPAGEVLSDYERMVVAEAHERGLSVLRVDVGFDEGCQLVAARAFMVVQELEGLGDLIRSDPTTEAIESGEAGEDGVVFWIVTDAAPDVAAAAALGVSEVARCDVSVVEPAAPAEEAPVEDAPAAPTPDAPVAGAPAPPAAERSPSRAAATVRVGVDRLDALMNLMGEMVIQRTRLEQLAHRHALGDLRGAVEEMSRVTNDLQTLIMQVRMMPVEAVFLRFPRMVRDLANTLGKRLELVITGEDTELDRTIIDGLGDPLVHMLRNAVDHGLESPEEREAAGKDPVGHVHLSARHAGNHVVIEVRDDGKGMDPEALRASVVRKGLMDAEAAAALSDEQALELVFLPGFSTAAQTTDVSGRGVGMDAVRNAIADLNGEVAIASTVGSGSVFTIRIPLTLAIIQALLVSSGAAGGPEHVFAVPLEAIEETVMVDRDEARPVNGRPCLVLRDAIVPLVWLGECLGMAPPDDADRLDVVVVTIGATRLGLVVEGLVGKQDVVIKHLPDYLGDVPGVAGATILGDGSVALIVDVAAVAAFAGLLP
- the flhB gene encoding flagellar biosynthesis protein FlhB, with protein sequence MAGSGDKTERATPRKRDESRKRGQVARSREINTGLGLLAVFAMLSFSGGWMLAGMTRVMGTSLGAAGDSDPITASSGWRVLTDAGWDSMRLTAPFAIAGLIVGVVASAIQVKPGITPEVLKPRFSVLNPISGVKRLFSVRSAVGLVKDLLKVSVTGVVAFVVLRSGIPDLTGLMGASPGMAIVVVGGLIMKIGWAIVAVYVVLAAADLVYERWQHEKDLRMTKDEVRREAKEQDVNPEVKGQLKRRQREMAVRRMMSAVPDADVVITNPTHFAVALRYARALPAPQVVAKGADNVAFRIISLARESGVTVVQDPPLARSLFANAEVGQYIPADAFGAVAEILAHVYRATGKAPAAA
- a CDS encoding chemotaxis protein CheC, with the protein product MTTVPEALGERQLDVLREVGNIGAGTAATALSAMVGGPVDMGIPRVSLVPVEQVPEEVGGGEDVVAAVFLGVVGDAPGHMLVLMREASARALVDTLMGRAGGAVATGDAPFTEMELSALQEVGNVLASAYLGALSALTGLHVEPTPPAVGVDMAGALLGAALAEVAMLAPRALLIDSGFGAPGIGSLGEVLYMPTPDALDTVLRSLGLPA
- the yyaC gene encoding spore protease YyaC, which gives rise to MRALCEVRREDPAALATLSLALERELIALGAADRPVAFACIGTDRSTGDALGPLVGQRLLKLGFDPEGVIGTLEEPLHALNLEERVQPLRAHPSRPLVVAVDAALGSTAGVGSVNLRRGGLLPGQGVGKALPAVGELSVTATVNVQAGALDVQILQSTRLYLVQELAELIGVACWWAHRNVRRAAVAPAQALAV
- a CDS encoding chemotaxis protein CheD translates to MSGLPVGIGQLVASADPGDVISALGLGSCIGLVLTDPRRKVAGMAHVMLPDSTTARAAGPPGKFADTAVPALVAEVCRLGAERTALVAAIAGGAQMFSSGSGGGVLRIGERNEEAVRAALRTAGLRLRAHDTGGSLGRSLRVQVATGAVSVRAVGRDETSL
- a CDS encoding chemotaxis protein CheW, whose translation is MSTTAETVAATRQLVIFRLGDEMYGVPITSVQEIIRHTPPRPMPESPRGVEGVINLRGRLIPVLSLGERLGVATGDPADAKVVIIELRDATVGIVVDEVREVATIDLAITEPPPANVVGGAGGAIESVAKLDDGLLVILDPERLLGRG